From the Tachyglossus aculeatus isolate mTacAcu1 chromosome 21, mTacAcu1.pri, whole genome shotgun sequence genome, one window contains:
- the IGFALS gene encoding insulin-like growth factor-binding protein complex acid labile subunit: protein MGVKRGSGPRRGEGHRARRRAVRPDIPASAPAPAPSARMTDRTGPLLLAALLLRWAALGVEPGGEAGEEAEAGRCPGPCACSYEDDYGEELSVFCSARNLSRPPEGVPGQARALWLDGNNLTALPAAAFGNLSGLDFLNLQGSQLGRLEAQAFRGLARLAHLHLERNRLRGLAPGTFLHTPNLASLSLANNRLGQLDGTPFAGLCQLGELNLGWNALAVLPDAVFRGLPRLRELVLAGNRLAYLQPPLFAGLGELQELDLSANALRSVKAHVFAGLPRLQKLFLRGNQLSAVAPRAFLGLRALRWLDLSHNRLAVLFEDTFLGLPSLHVLRLSANVIAGLRPRAFRDLPHLEELQLAGNRLGALAAGAFEGLARLEVLALNDNRIREVGPGAFAGLARLAVVNLSGNCLAALPAQAFRGLAALHSLHLERACLGRVPAGAFAGLAALRRLSLGHNGIAAIEEQGLRDLAGLLELDLTGNRLTRLPARAFRDLARLEYLLLAGNQLADLAPEALLPLRRLSWLDLAHNRLGAVAAGLFAPLPALRFLSLRNNSLRAFAPARQAPAGLRQLWLAGNLWDCGCGLRELRDFALSNPGVVPRSVRQEPADDRQPPAFAHNNITCAGPPDVAGLDLRELGDDRFAHC, encoded by the exons ATGGGCGTCAAACGGGGCTCCGGCCCGCGCCGAGGGGAAGGCCACAGAGCCAGACGCAGGGCCGTCCGGCCAGACATTCCCGCCTCTGCTCCCGCTCCGGCTCCCTCGGCCAGGATGACCGACAGGACAG GGCCCCTGCTGCTGGCAGCCCTGCTGCTGCGCTGGGCGGCGTTGGGCGTGGAGCCGGGAGGCGAGGCGGGCGAGGAGGCCGAGGCGGGGCGGTGCCCGGGGCCCTGCGCCTGCAGCTACGAGGACGACTACGGCGAGGAGCTGAGCGTCTTCTGCAGCGCCCGCAACCTGAGCCGCCCGCCGGAGGGGGTGCCCGGCCAGGCCCGGGCCCTGTGGCTGGACGGCAACAACCTGACGGCCCTGCCGGCCGCGGCCTTCGGGAACCTGTCGGGCCTGGACTTCCTCAACCTGCAGGGCAGCCAGCTGGGCCGGCTGGAGGCCCAGGCCTTCCGCGGGCTGGCCCGCCTGGCCCACCTGCACCTGGAGCGCAACCGGCTGCGGGGGCTGGCCCCCGGCACCTTCCTGCACACCCCGAACCTGGCCAGCCTCAGCCTGGCCAACAACCGGCTGGGCCAGCTGGACGGGACGCCCTTCGCGGGGCTCTGCCAGCTCGGGGAGCTGAACCTGGGCTGGAACGCCCTGGCCGTCCTCCCGGACGCCGTCTTCCGGGGCCTGCCCCGCCTGCGGGAGCTGGTCCTGGCGGGCAACCGGCTGGCCTACCTGCAGCCGCCGCTCTTCGCCGGGCTGGGCGAGCTGCAGGAGCTGGACCTGAGCGCCAACGCCCTGCGCAGCGTCAAGGCCCACGTGTTCGCCGGCCTGCCGCGCCTGCAGAAGCTCTTCCTGCGCGGCAACCAGCTGAGCGCCGTGGCCCCGCGGGCCTTCCTGGGCCTGCGGGCCCTGCGCTGGCTGGACCTGTCGCACAACCGGCTGGCCGTCCTCTTCGAGGACACCTTCCTGGGCCTGCCCAGCCTGCACGTCCTGCGCCTGTCGGCCAACGTCATCGCCGGCCTGCGGCCCCGGGCCTTCCGGGACCTGCCCCACCtggaggagctgcagctggccggCAACCGGCTGGGGGCCCTGGCCGCGGGGGCCTTCGAGGGCCTGGCCCGCCTGGAGGTCCTGGCCCTCAACGACAACCGCATCcgcgaggtggggccgggggcctTCGCCGGCCTGGCCCGCCTGGCCGTGGTCAACCTGTCCGGGAACTGCCTGGCCGCCCTGCCGGCCCAGGCCTTCCGGGGCCTGGCCGCCCTGCACAGCCTGCACCTGGAGCGGGCCTGCCTGGGCCGCGTCCCCGCGGGGGCCTTCGCCGGCCTGGCCGCCCTGCGCCGTCTCTCCCTGGGCCACAACGGCATCGCGGCCATCGAGGAGCAGGGCCTGCGCGACCTGGCCGGCCTCCTGGAGCTGGACCTGACCGGCAACCGGCTGACCCGCCTCCCCGCCCGGGCTTTCCGCGACCTGGCCCGCCTCGAGTACCTGCTCCTGGCCGGCAACCAGCTGGCCGACCTGGCCCCCGAGGCCCTGCTCCCGCTGCGCCGCCTCTCCTGGCTCGACCTGGCCCACAACCGCCTGGGGGCCGTGGCCGCCGGCCTCTTCGCCCCGCTGCCCGCCCTGCGCTTCCTCAGCCTGCGCAACAACTCTCTGCGGGCCTTCGCCCCCGCCCGCCAGGCCCCCGCCGGCCTGCGCCAGCTCTGGCTGGCCGGCAACCTTTGGGACTGTGGCTGCGGCCTGCGCGAGCTGCGCGACTTCGCCCTCAGCAACCCCGGCGTGGTGCCCCGCTCCGTCCGGCAGGAGCCCGCCGACGACCGCCAGCCCCCGGCCTTCGCCCACAACAACATCACCTGCGCCGGGCCCCCGGACGTGGCCGGCCTGGACCTGCGCGAGCTGGGCGACGACCGCTTCGCTCACTGTTGA
- the HAGH gene encoding hydroxyacylglutathione hydrolase, mitochondrial isoform X2, with protein sequence MVAACGRLGRLSLSAALGAARRTGSALLGSVSQHPELRKSTTVEPATMEVVLLPALTDNYMYLIIDEETKEAAIVDPVQPQKVLETVKKYGVKLTTVLTTHHHWDHAGGNEKLVKMEPGLKVFGGDDRVGALTQKVSHLSTFQVGTLHVKCLFTPCHTSGHICYLVRKPDSSEPPAVFTGDTLFVAGCGKFFEGTADEMYRALLEVLGRLPPETRVYCGHEYTINNLKFARHVEPNNSAIQEKLAWAKEKYSIGEPTIPSTLAEEFTYNPFMRVREKSIQRHTGETDPVTAMRALRKEKDHFKVPKD encoded by the exons GATCGGCCCTTCTGGGCTCCGTTTCCCAGCACCCCGAGTTGAGGAAGAGCACAACAGTGGAGCCAGCCACCATGGAGGTGGTTCTGCTGCCCGCGCTGACGGACAACTACATGTACCTCATCATCGACGAGGAGACCAAGGAAGCCGCCATCGTGGACCCCGTGCAGCCCCAGAAG GTTTTGGAAACAGTGAAAAAATATGGAGTGAAACTGACCACGGTCCTTACGACGCATCACCACTG ggaCCACGCCGGAGGCAACGAGAAGCTCGTCAAGATGGAACCCGGGTTGAAAGTGTTCGGGGGAGACGACCGGGTCGGGGCCCTCACCCAGAAAGTGTCCCACCTGTCCACGTTCCAG GTGGGCACGCTGCACGTCAAGTGTCTGTTCACGCCCTGCCACACTTCCGGGCACATCTGTTACCTGGTGAGGAAGCCAGACAGCTCAGAACCACCTGCCGTTTTCACCG GCGATACCTTGTTTGTGGCCGGCTGTGGGAAATTCTTCGAAGGGACCGCGGATGAGATGTACAGAGCCCTGCTGGAGGTCCTGGGACGCCTGCCCCCCGAAACC AGGGTCTACTGCGGACACGAATACACCATCAACAACTTAAAGTTTGCCCGCCACGTGGAACCCAACAACTCTGCCATTCAGGAGAAGTTGGCATGGGCGAAG GAGAAATACAGCATCGGCGAACCCACCATCCCGTCCACGCTGGCCGAGGAGTTTACGTACAATCCGTTCATGAGAGTGAG AGAGAAGAGCATCCAGCGCCACACCGGGGAGACTGACCCCGTGACCGCCATGAGGGCCCTCCGCAAGGAGAAGGATCATTTCAAGGTCCCCAAAGACTGA
- the HAGH gene encoding hydroxyacylglutathione hydrolase, mitochondrial isoform X1, giving the protein MVAACGRLGRLSLSAALGAARRTGSALLGSVSQHPELRKSTTVEPATMEVVLLPALTDNYMYLIIDEETKEAAIVDPVQPQKVLETVKKYGVKLTTVLTTHHHWDHAGGNEKLVKMEPGLKVFGGDDRVGALTQKVSHLSTFQVGTLHVKCLFTPCHTSGHICYLVRKPDSSEPPAVFTGDTLFVAGCGKFFEGTADEMYRALLEVLGRLPPETRVYCGHEYTINNLKFARHVEPNNSAIQEKLAWAKEKYSIGEPTIPSTLAEEFTYNPFMRVSREKSIQRHTGETDPVTAMRALRKEKDHFKVPKD; this is encoded by the exons GATCGGCCCTTCTGGGCTCCGTTTCCCAGCACCCCGAGTTGAGGAAGAGCACAACAGTGGAGCCAGCCACCATGGAGGTGGTTCTGCTGCCCGCGCTGACGGACAACTACATGTACCTCATCATCGACGAGGAGACCAAGGAAGCCGCCATCGTGGACCCCGTGCAGCCCCAGAAG GTTTTGGAAACAGTGAAAAAATATGGAGTGAAACTGACCACGGTCCTTACGACGCATCACCACTG ggaCCACGCCGGAGGCAACGAGAAGCTCGTCAAGATGGAACCCGGGTTGAAAGTGTTCGGGGGAGACGACCGGGTCGGGGCCCTCACCCAGAAAGTGTCCCACCTGTCCACGTTCCAG GTGGGCACGCTGCACGTCAAGTGTCTGTTCACGCCCTGCCACACTTCCGGGCACATCTGTTACCTGGTGAGGAAGCCAGACAGCTCAGAACCACCTGCCGTTTTCACCG GCGATACCTTGTTTGTGGCCGGCTGTGGGAAATTCTTCGAAGGGACCGCGGATGAGATGTACAGAGCCCTGCTGGAGGTCCTGGGACGCCTGCCCCCCGAAACC AGGGTCTACTGCGGACACGAATACACCATCAACAACTTAAAGTTTGCCCGCCACGTGGAACCCAACAACTCTGCCATTCAGGAGAAGTTGGCATGGGCGAAG GAGAAATACAGCATCGGCGAACCCACCATCCCGTCCACGCTGGCCGAGGAGTTTACGTACAATCCGTTCATGAGAGTGAG CAGAGAGAAGAGCATCCAGCGCCACACCGGGGAGACTGACCCCGTGACCGCCATGAGGGCCCTCCGCAAGGAGAAGGATCATTTCAAGGTCCCCAAAGACTGA
- the HAGH gene encoding hydroxyacylglutathione hydrolase, mitochondrial isoform X3 has translation MEVVLLPALTDNYMYLIIDEETKEAAIVDPVQPQKVLETVKKYGVKLTTVLTTHHHWDHAGGNEKLVKMEPGLKVFGGDDRVGALTQKVSHLSTFQVGTLHVKCLFTPCHTSGHICYLVRKPDSSEPPAVFTGDTLFVAGCGKFFEGTADEMYRALLEVLGRLPPETRVYCGHEYTINNLKFARHVEPNNSAIQEKLAWAKEKYSIGEPTIPSTLAEEFTYNPFMRVSREKSIQRHTGETDPVTAMRALRKEKDHFKVPKD, from the exons ATGGAGGTGGTTCTGCTGCCCGCGCTGACGGACAACTACATGTACCTCATCATCGACGAGGAGACCAAGGAAGCCGCCATCGTGGACCCCGTGCAGCCCCAGAAG GTTTTGGAAACAGTGAAAAAATATGGAGTGAAACTGACCACGGTCCTTACGACGCATCACCACTG ggaCCACGCCGGAGGCAACGAGAAGCTCGTCAAGATGGAACCCGGGTTGAAAGTGTTCGGGGGAGACGACCGGGTCGGGGCCCTCACCCAGAAAGTGTCCCACCTGTCCACGTTCCAG GTGGGCACGCTGCACGTCAAGTGTCTGTTCACGCCCTGCCACACTTCCGGGCACATCTGTTACCTGGTGAGGAAGCCAGACAGCTCAGAACCACCTGCCGTTTTCACCG GCGATACCTTGTTTGTGGCCGGCTGTGGGAAATTCTTCGAAGGGACCGCGGATGAGATGTACAGAGCCCTGCTGGAGGTCCTGGGACGCCTGCCCCCCGAAACC AGGGTCTACTGCGGACACGAATACACCATCAACAACTTAAAGTTTGCCCGCCACGTGGAACCCAACAACTCTGCCATTCAGGAGAAGTTGGCATGGGCGAAG GAGAAATACAGCATCGGCGAACCCACCATCCCGTCCACGCTGGCCGAGGAGTTTACGTACAATCCGTTCATGAGAGTGAG CAGAGAGAAGAGCATCCAGCGCCACACCGGGGAGACTGACCCCGTGACCGCCATGAGGGCCCTCCGCAAGGAGAAGGATCATTTCAAGGTCCCCAAAGACTGA